Below is a genomic region from Isosphaeraceae bacterium EP7.
CCGCTTCCACGCGAGGGTGCCGAGGACGATGAACGCCAGCATCGAAACGAGCTGCGCGACCAGGAAGGGAGGTTCGGATTGGTTCGGGGCCAAGGCGTGGAGCACGGGCAGTTTCTGAAACGACTGGACGATCAGCACGAGAAAGTTGAGGTAGAGGGCGAATACCGCACCAAGCACGTACACCTGCCGCCAGGCTCCCGCGAGATGGCGGGAGTATTGGGCATAGATCACCGGTGCCAGCACGACCAGCGAGATCAAGCCCAAGGCGATCCCGGGAGTCATTCCCTTGATCGGGAAGCCGAAGCCGGTCACGCTCGTCGCAACCGTGGTCGCCAGGAAGAAGGAGGTCCAGCGGTCGAGCCGCCTGTCCGAGATCATCCCGAACAAGACGACGAAACCCGAGGCAATCGCGGCCAGGCTGATGGCGACGTGGACGATCGTGAAGGCCGGTAGCGCGGACGTTGGAATAAGCACCTGGACAAAGCTCCGCTCGAGGTCTGACTGTGACAGAAATCGCCAAAGTTTATCAAATTCGATTCGAAGACGCCCCGGTCACGCCGTCGCGATCGCCTCGGATTCCTCGCGATCAGGCGAGGTTTAACGGATCGTCAGACGAACGCTCCCCGATGCTTCTCGATGAATGCCTGGAGTGTCATCGGCGGCCGCCCGCCGAGCTTCTCCACGAGGTGGTTCGTGCCGGCAAAGATCCCGTTCTGGTGATCGATCGCGACTTCGTGGAGGTGCTGGAAGAGGAAGTCATCTCCCGCCTTCTGTTCGGGCGTCCGCTCGGCCTTCGCGTAGAAGGTCCTCGAGGATGGGTTGCTGGCCGATGCCCGCGCCCTGGCCTGCAAGGTCTGCTTGAACTCATCGAAACCGACCTGGTTGTACTCGATCTCCTTGCCGAGGACCTTGCTCAGGACCTGCGCCGTCTCCTGGTAGCTGAACTCGACCGGCCCGAACAGCGGATAGACCCCGCCACGGTGCGATTCGGGGTCTTCGAGGATGCCGACGATCACGCGTCCCATGTCTTCCGCGGCGATAGGCGCGTGCCGGCCCGTGCCGAACGGGACATGGAGCAATCCCTTGCGGATCATCGGGGCGACGTAGAGCAGCCACTCGGCGAAGTACGTGGGCCTGATGTGGGCGACGTTCAACCCCGACCAATCGAACACGCGTTCGGCCAGCCAGTGGAGGGTCGCCGCCTGGCTCTTCGCGTCTTCCCGGGCGGAGATTTGCGACATGTTGACGATGCCGTCGACGCCCGCTTCCCTGGCGGCCTGGGCGAACTGCGCCGTCGCCTGGATGATCCCAGGGCGGATCGGATAGACGAAGTAGGCCCGCTGGACCCCTTTCAACGCGGAACGCACCTGGCCGAAGTCGAGCAGGTCTCCGTAGACGACCTCGACACCGCGCTCCAGAAGCTTCTCCGACCGGTCATCCTGCCCGTGGGCCAGCGCCCGCACCTGATGTCCGCGCGCCAGCAACTCATCGATCGTCGCGCCGCCGGTGTCCCCCGTCGCTCCCGTGACCAGCACCTTGCCCGTGATCATCTTGAAGTCTCCCTCGGTGACGAGCTAAGATTTCGATTGACATCCAAATCGTAGGGACCACATTTTGGATGTCAATCGAAATCCAAATCTTCGCCCCGAGGAGGCGTCTCCATGAGGAAATCGAAGGAAGAGGCGGCGCAGACCCGCAAGCGAATCGTCACGGCCGCTGCGCGCGAGTTCCGCGAGAGTGGGGTCGTCGCGACCGGGCTCTCCGACCTGATGAAGGCCGCCGGCCTCACCCATGGCGGCTTCTACAAGCATTTCGAGTCGAAAGATCAGCTCGTCGAGGAGGCCTGTGCCGAGGCTGTCGACCGCTTGATCGAGACGATGTCCGCCGCCGCCGCTCGGGGAGGATCGAAAGCGGTGGCGGCCACGTATCTGTCGCCTGTCCACAGGGATTATCCGTCTCAGGGGTGCGTGCTTGCCGCGATCGGCAGCGAGCTTTCCCGTGCCGACGAGAAGACTCGTGCGGTAGTGACCGGAGGCTTCCTGAAACTCGTCGACATCATGGCGGGCCATGATGTCAAAATCCCTCCCGAGGTCGCGAGGCGACGAGCCCTGGTCGCGGTCTCGACTATGATCGGCGCACTGACGATGTCGCGCATCGTGACCGACCCGGTATTGTCGGCCGAGATCCTCAAGGAGGCAGAGCAGAGCCTGGCCAAGGGTTGACGAGATCTTGACCGGATGGTCGGGCTCGTGGCTTTCAGACAGAGTTCTGGTTTCCAACTCGCCAAAATTGCGCGACTCATCCTGATCGCTGGCGCCGGTGCTCCCTGTCGTGGCCACCGATCTCCGCATGCTGGACGACCAACCCGATGGCAAGAACTCGGCCGAGAATGGCGCCAATCTTTGACAATTCGGATGGGCCTGGATGATGCGTGCGCCGACCGACGAGTTCGAGCGCCCGTTGAATTCCTCACGTCACCTCGGCGGCCCTCGCGTCGAGACGAGCGTGACCGATACGATGTCCGTCGCAACGCGGTGCGAACGATCCAGCCGAGATGCCTTGAAGGCTGGATCCGGCGATTGAGCAGGAGGGGAGGCTCTCGAAGCATCATTCGAGCGAAGGTCCGGATCGGCATGTCAATCGAGGGTTCCGGATTCGCCCAGGGCCCCCATTTTCAAGGCTTGGAGGGGGCGTCGGTCACCCTTGACGCTTGCGTGCGGGCACCCGGGCGTCTATGTTCGGCGGGATACCGGCCCATGGCCGCGCCGTTCGCGGAGCCCTCCGCGAGTGCGGGCGCGGTGCCCGCCCGAGGGGTCGGGCGCGTGCGGACCAGGTCGCGTCGACTCGCCGTTTGTCCTTCCAAGGGGAGGGAAAACAAACACAGGCGCGGGGAGATTGGCGACAGGGCCGAGGGCCGGACCCGCCATCGCACACCCCTTGATTTGCCCCGCCACTGGAGTCCCTCCGCATGGTCCGCCCACGCCTTTCCGCTCGCCTCTGGGCCCTAGGCTCGGTCACATTCATCACGGCCGGAGTCGCCCTGGCCCAGCAGTCTGCCAAGGTGGCCGGCACGCTCGACGGGCACACCGACCCGGTTTATAGCATCGCCTGGTCGCCCGACGGCAAGTCGCTCGTCACCGGCGGGTTCGACAACACCGTCCGCGTCTGGGACGCCGCCACCCGCAAGGAGATCAAGGCGTACCAGGGGCACGCCAATCTCGTGCTCTCCGTCGCCTTCAACAAGGAAGGCACCCGCATCCTGTCGGCGGGGCTCGACAAGACGGCCAAGCTCTGGGATTTCCCCAAGGTGGGGCCGGTCAAGACACTGGCCGAGAACCCTGGTCCCGTGAAGGCGGTTGCCCTGAAGGCCGATGGCACGCTGGCCGCCGCGGCGACGGGCAACCTCGTCAAGGTCTGGGATGTCGCCGCCGCCAAGGTCGCTCGCGACCTGGCTGGGCACACCGCCGATGTCGAGTCGGTCGCCATCTCGGCCGACGGAGGGCAGATCGCCTCGGGCGACAAGGCGAAGACGATCAGGCTCTGGAACGCGGCCGACGGCGCCCCCGCGGGCGTGCTCGAAACCCCGGCTGACAGCGTGCTTGGCCTCGCCTACCTGCCCGACGGCAAGCAGCTCCTCTCGGGAGGATCCGACGGCCTCGCCCGGCTCTGGCAGCTCCCGATCGTCGCCCCCAGGGTCGTGGATGCAAAGGCCGAGATCAAAGGATTCTCCGCCTCGGCCGACGGTACCAAGGCCGTCACCGCGGGCGCCGACAAGGTCCTCCGTCTCTGGAACCTGGCCGACGGCGCAACCATCAAGGAATACCCGGCGCTCGATCAGGACATCGTCGCCGTCTCGCTCAGCGGAGACGCGACCAAGCTGGCCGTGGCGACCGCGAACAAGGCGGTCCGCGTGCTGGAATTGGCCGAGGGGAAGGAACTTAGCAAGGCCGAGAACCTCGCCGCCGGCATCACCGCGCTGGCCTTCCGTGCCGACGCCGCCCAGCTCGCCATCGGCGGCGATGACAACAAGGTGCGGGTGCTGAATGCAGCCGACGGCAAGGAGATCAAGGTCCTGGAAGGGCACGCCGGCCCGGTCAAGGCGCTGGCCTTCGCCCCCAAGGACGGCAACCTGCTCGTCACGGCATCCGCCGATAAGACGGCCAAGCTCTGGAATGTGACCGAAGGTAAGGCCACGATCGACTTCGCCGGGCACACCGACGCGGTTCTGAGCCTGGACCCGGCCCGCGCCGGAACGACCCTGGTCACGGGATCGGCCGACAAGTCGGTGCGCGTTTATAACCTGGCCGACGGCAAGCTGCTGGCCACCATCGTCACGGGCCAGCCCGCGACGTTGGTGGCGATCTCGCCCGACGGCGGCCGGGTGGCCACCTCCGGGGCCGACAAGCTGACCCGTGTCTGGGAGGCCGCCAGCGGCCGCGAGCTCCAGTCGATCGCCCAACCCGAGCCGGCCGCCTCAGTCGCCTTCGGGGCCGACGACAAATCAGTGATCACCTCCGGGACCGGGGCCGACAAGAACGTCCGGGTTTGGGCCCCCTCCGCCCTCCGGATCTTCGCCGGCCACGCCGGCCCCGTGCTTGCGGTGGCGCTGTCGCCCGACGGCAAGCAGGCCGTCACAGGCTCGGCGGACAAGTCGGCCAAGGTCTATACCGTCGCCGATGGAAAGGAAGTCCGCACCCTGGTCGGCCATGGCGAGGCCGTCAAGGCGGTCGCCGTGACCAAGGACGGCTCGAAGATCGCCACCGGGTCGGCCGACAAGACGGTCAAGGTCTGGAACGCCGCCGATGGCAAGAACCTCGGCACCTCGCCGGCCCTGGCCGCCGCCGTCCTCGCCGTATCCGCCAGCCCCGATAGCAAGCTGCTCGCAGTCGGCCTCGCCGACGGATCGGCCAAGGTTTATGACCTGGCCATCGCCGACATGGCCAAGGGCGAGAAGAACGCCATCGGCGGCATCGGCGGGCCGGTGAATACCCTGGCCTGGCTCCCCGATAACCTGACGCTGGCCACCGGCTCCGACGATAAGGCCATCAAGCTCTGGGCCGCAGGCGCCGGCGGGCCGCTCAAGTCGTTCGACGGCCACACTGGCCAGATCTATGGGGTTGCCTGGTCGCCCGACTCCAAGATCGTCGCCACCGGCGCCGCCGACAAGAGCGTTCGGTTCTGGGACGTCGAGGCGGGCAAGCAGGCCCGCGCCATCGAGAAGGCCCACGAGAACGTCGTCTACGCCGTGGCCTACAGCCCCAATGGAGAGGTCGTCGTCACGGCCGGCGACGACAAGCTGGTCAAGTTCTTCAAGGCGGCCGATGGGGCCCCGCTCTACACCGCCACCGGCCACGGAGCCCCCGTCTACTGCGTCGCCTATCGTCCAGACGGCACGCTCGTCGCCTCGGGCTCGGTCGACAAGACCATCCGCCTCTGGAACGCCGCCGACGGAAAGGAGAAGGCTAAGCTCGACGGCCACCCCGACGACGTCTACTCCCTCTCCTTCAGCCCCGACGGCAAGAAGCTCGCCTCCATCGGATACGGCGGCAACCTCTTCCTCTGGGATGTGGACGGGGCCAAGGCCATCTTCAACCAGAAGATTGCCCCCAACACCATGGCCTACGGCGTCGCCTTCAGCCCGGATGGGAAGCAGCTCGCCGTGGCCGCCTCCGACAACAAGGCCTACATCCTCGACGTCCCCTGATCTGACGGCACCCTCGCCAATTGCAGGGGCCGCCGGCGAGACCCTATGGTCTCGCCGGCGGCCCTTATCAATTCAACGACCCTTGATGTTCGCCCGTTTCGTTCAATCTTCGAGGGTCGGCTTCTTGGCCTTGCGGTTCACGTCATAGGCGGTCAACCATTCCCTGGCCCGGGGCAGGTTCACCTCGCGGACCCAGACCCTGGGGTTGGACGACCAGGCACCCAGGCTATCCTGCAAATCCTGGGTGTCGCTCACGGCCGGGATGCCTTGCTCATTGAGCTGGTCGGCCAGGAACTTGGCCTCCATCAGCGTGAGCGCCTGATAGGCCTCGACCAGGTCTCCCTGGAGGGCGTCGGGCTCGGGCGGAATCGACCCCGGATGGTCGGCGCGAACGTCCTCGATCGGTCCGGCCTCGTCGGCGGGCACGAAGGAGGGGTCGACCACCCCGTCCCGGGTGGTCCCGCAGTTCCAGCAGACTTCGAACGACGGGTCGACCTTCGTCGAGCAGGTGGGGCAGGTCCACATGGCGATCGGGCCTTTCTATGGGCTTCAATGAGGGACATTGTGTCGAACCGGACGCCGCCGCGATCGGGCCCGGGCTCAGATCTTGAGCGAGTCGAGCAGCTCGGCCGGCGGCAGGATGAAGCCGAAGTAGAAGTCTCCGAACAGGGCATAGCGCGCCGAGCTCTCGTCGAAGCGCATCGTGTAGACGATGTCCTTCAGATAGGTCGGGTTCTTCGCCCAGAGGGTGACGCCCCACTCCCAGTCATCCAGGCCGGTGGATGCGGTGATGATCTGGCTGACCTTGCCGGCGAACTTCATGCCGCTCTTTCCGTGCTGGCTCATCAGCTCCGACCGCACGTCGAAGGGCTGTGTGTACCAGTTCTGGTCCCCCTCGCGCATCTTGCTCATGGGATAGAAGCAAAGGCAGGGCCAGTCGGGGAACTCGGGCGTGATCCGCTGCTTGTTCATCGGCCCCAGGCGGCTCTCATAGGCTGCCACCTTCGCCTTATAGGACGGCGTTTCGGGGTCGATCCCCTCGCGGTCTCTGAGGATCTTGCCGTAGTCGTCCACGCTGGGGACGTACTCGGAGATCTCGGTGATTGAGTAGAAGGAATAGGGCATCGACAGCGTCTGGCCGAGCAGCGAAGCCTGGATGGCGACCTGGGCGTCGTGGATCGCGCGTAGGTCGGTCCCGGCCATGATCACGCCAAAGTCGGCCTTGTGGCCCGGCACGCCGAAGCACTGGAACTCGGCGATCTTGGGGTGCGAGGCCTTGTCCAGGATCAGCGCGAGCTGCTTGACCGCCTTGCGTCGCTCTCCCTTGCCTTTATGGGCGAGGGCCCCCCGATTCAGCTTGAAGTAGAGGTGCATGACGTGATAGCCGGCCTCAGGCTTCAGGGTCGCCTCGATCTTCTCGGGGGCCAGGTGACCGTGGGCTCCGGGGCGGCCCCCGGCCTGTGGGGGACGGCCCGTTGCCTTGACCTCGGCCGGGGCGTGCTCGGCCGGGCTGGGAGGAGTTTCCGCGGGAGCCTCGGGTGCGTCGGTCTCGGTTCCTTGGCTCATCGTGGCGTGCTCCGGGAGACCCTGATTGAACGCGAAACGGAAGGCCTCATTCTAGTTGCACGCAGGCGACCGGAACAGGCTGACGTCCGGCCCGATCGGCCCTGGCGCAAAAAGAGAGGCCCCCGACCGCGCGATCCGGAGGGCCCCGGATTCGAGCGGTCGGGGGCCCGTCGCGGCCCCTCGGTGGTCGAGGTCATGCCAACCAGACTTCGGGGAGCAAATCCCGGAGCCCGCGCCCGGAGATCAGGCCATGGCCGCGTATGCGGGTTCGTGATGATTCGTGGCGCCGGTCTGGAGCTGCTCGCAGAGCCTGCGGCACTCGGACAGATCGACCAGCATCGATTCGGTCAGGAAGGTGGCGGAGGAGCGGTCGGCCCACTGCAACTGCTCGTGGCAGCGGTTCATGTGCTCGATCAGATCCTTCATCCAGAGCAGTGTGTGTTGGCGATTTCGCATCGTGGTAGATCCCTGAAAAGGCGTGCCCAGGAACGTCCGGCCGGTCGCTTCCATCTCAACCTCGCCGGGTGGCCCCGGGTCGTCTCGCGTCGATTCCAGGGAGAAAGCAAGCCTCGTGCCGGAGAGCGGAAACCGGACCGAAGAACGTTCGAAGTGATTGGCTGAACGAAACTTGAGAGAAAATTTGGAATTCGCGCGGAATCTCGAGAATTGTGCGGGCCTTGTAAGAATGACAAGACAGCCCGCCAGCCGATCCCAAGCTTTCTTTCCTTCAAACGATGCGCTAAACTGAAATCGAGGCTCGCGGGCCTTGCGATGTTCTAACTCAGGGCGAGGGACCGGCGATCATGGCCGTGTCGGACGCGGCAAACAGTGCGGTCGAGACGACGGGCTGGGTGTCTCCCGGGGCCTGGCCGGGCGCCATCCGGCGCTGGCTTTCGCGCACGCCACTCAGACGCCGGGATCCTTCGCCGCCCGCTCCCGCCGTCGCCCGGTTTCGCAACCTCACCATCAGCCGTGAGGCCGGTGCGGGCGCAGGAACCCTCAGTCGACTGGTGGCGACCAGGCTCGACTGGAAGGTTTACGACCACGAACTGCTCGAAGAAATCGCGCGGCGGATGGAAGTCCCGGCCGAGGAGGTCCGCGCCACCGACGAGCTGTCTCCCAGCGTCATCCAGGACTGGCTGCTCCCCCTTCGTGAAGAGCATTACGCGCCGCAGGAGGCGTACCTCGATCACCTGGCCAAGCTCGTCGATGCCATCGGCCAGGCCGGCCAGTGCATCATCGTTGGCCGCGGCGCGGGGTTCCTGCTACCCCCCGAGTCGACCCTCAAGGTTCGGATCGTCGCCCCCTTGAAGTTCCGAGCCGCCAGGCTGGCCCAGCGGATGAACATCTCCAACCGGTCGGCGAGGGCCGCTGCGCGCGACCTCGACCGCCGTCGGGCCGCCTTTGAACGCACGATGTACCGGGTCGACGTCAACGATCTCCACAACTATGACATCGTCCTGGACACCGCAGCCCTCGGACTGACCATCGCCTCGGAGCTGGTCGTCCGGGCCATCCAGCTTGGCCTCCCCCCAAAGCCCAGACGAGCGGAATTTCTTCAGGCTGTGAGAACAGAACCTGAACCCGATGCCGATTCGAATACCCTCGCATGATTCTTCGAATCCACGGCGGAATTGTTCAAGTGCGGACCGGAGCCCGGCCGATCAAAGGAAAACGGCTGCCTCGCTCCATCGAAAGATCCGAGCCCGGCCGCCGAACACACGAGTAGGCAACCGGGAGTGCTGGGGGACGGACCGACATGGGCATCGATCTGGCGTTAGGAGCCCTGATCTTATTCGGGGCCATCCGCGGTTGGCTTCGCGGCTTTCTCTTCCCAGCAATCCGCTGGGTCTCCCTGATCGGCTGCGTCTATGCCGCCGATCCTGTGCGAGACGCCCTCCGCCCTTACCTGGCCGAGAGCCTCAGGTCGATGAAGCCGGAGCTGCTCGATCGGATGCTCTGGTGGGCCTCGGCGGTGCTTTGCTACCTCTGCTTCGTCGGGCTGGCCGGCCTGGCCGTCCGGATTCAGCGTAGGCGACCCTACGGCGAGCCCGAGCCCAATCGCCTCGACCAATTCGGCGGCCTCGTCCTGGGAACGGCCAAGGGATTCGCCTTCGCCGCTCTGATCGTCGCCGGCCTCGACCGCTTCGGTCGAGAGCAGATCAAGGGGGTCGACTGGGCCGAGCAGCAGGCGTCA
It encodes:
- a CDS encoding CvpA family protein, coding for MGIDLALGALILFGAIRGWLRGFLFPAIRWVSLIGCVYAADPVRDALRPYLAESLRSMKPELLDRMLWWASAVLCYLCFVGLAGLAVRIQRRRPYGEPEPNRLDQFGGLVLGTAKGFAFAALIVAGLDRFGREQIKGVDWAEQQASTSRSLVWNAAYQPVPRAWNSPPVQAFVSRVRLRGLAASNPNSPDDTHEVPPAATAAANPVKLPRPLELPIPERESLPRPEWGDELNSAVRPDSR
- a CDS encoding TetR family transcriptional regulator, translated to MRKSKEEAAQTRKRIVTAAAREFRESGVVATGLSDLMKAAGLTHGGFYKHFESKDQLVEEACAEAVDRLIETMSAAAARGGSKAVAATYLSPVHRDYPSQGCVLAAIGSELSRADEKTRAVVTGGFLKLVDIMAGHDVKIPPEVARRRALVAVSTMIGALTMSRIVTDPVLSAEILKEAEQSLAKG
- the hemQ gene encoding hydrogen peroxide-dependent heme synthase; amino-acid sequence: MSQGTETDAPEAPAETPPSPAEHAPAEVKATGRPPQAGGRPGAHGHLAPEKIEATLKPEAGYHVMHLYFKLNRGALAHKGKGERRKAVKQLALILDKASHPKIAEFQCFGVPGHKADFGVIMAGTDLRAIHDAQVAIQASLLGQTLSMPYSFYSITEISEYVPSVDDYGKILRDREGIDPETPSYKAKVAAYESRLGPMNKQRITPEFPDWPCLCFYPMSKMREGDQNWYTQPFDVRSELMSQHGKSGMKFAGKVSQIITASTGLDDWEWGVTLWAKNPTYLKDIVYTMRFDESSARYALFGDFYFGFILPPAELLDSLKI
- a CDS encoding cytidylate kinase-like family protein — protein: MAVSDAANSAVETTGWVSPGAWPGAIRRWLSRTPLRRRDPSPPAPAVARFRNLTISREAGAGAGTLSRLVATRLDWKVYDHELLEEIARRMEVPAEEVRATDELSPSVIQDWLLPLREEHYAPQEAYLDHLAKLVDAIGQAGQCIIVGRGAGFLLPPESTLKVRIVAPLKFRAARLAQRMNISNRSARAAARDLDRRRAAFERTMYRVDVNDLHNYDIVLDTAALGLTIASELVVRAIQLGLPPKPRRAEFLQAVRTEPEPDADSNTLA
- a CDS encoding NmrA family NAD(P)-binding protein, yielding MITGKVLVTGATGDTGGATIDELLARGHQVRALAHGQDDRSEKLLERGVEVVYGDLLDFGQVRSALKGVQRAYFVYPIRPGIIQATAQFAQAAREAGVDGIVNMSQISAREDAKSQAATLHWLAERVFDWSGLNVAHIRPTYFAEWLLYVAPMIRKGLLHVPFGTGRHAPIAAEDMGRVIVGILEDPESHRGGVYPLFGPVEFSYQETAQVLSKVLGKEIEYNQVGFDEFKQTLQARARASASNPSSRTFYAKAERTPEQKAGDDFLFQHLHEVAIDHQNGIFAGTNHLVEKLGGRPPMTLQAFIEKHRGAFV
- a CDS encoding WD40 repeat domain-containing protein; translated protein: MVRPRLSARLWALGSVTFITAGVALAQQSAKVAGTLDGHTDPVYSIAWSPDGKSLVTGGFDNTVRVWDAATRKEIKAYQGHANLVLSVAFNKEGTRILSAGLDKTAKLWDFPKVGPVKTLAENPGPVKAVALKADGTLAAAATGNLVKVWDVAAAKVARDLAGHTADVESVAISADGGQIASGDKAKTIRLWNAADGAPAGVLETPADSVLGLAYLPDGKQLLSGGSDGLARLWQLPIVAPRVVDAKAEIKGFSASADGTKAVTAGADKVLRLWNLADGATIKEYPALDQDIVAVSLSGDATKLAVATANKAVRVLELAEGKELSKAENLAAGITALAFRADAAQLAIGGDDNKVRVLNAADGKEIKVLEGHAGPVKALAFAPKDGNLLVTASADKTAKLWNVTEGKATIDFAGHTDAVLSLDPARAGTTLVTGSADKSVRVYNLADGKLLATIVTGQPATLVAISPDGGRVATSGADKLTRVWEAASGRELQSIAQPEPAASVAFGADDKSVITSGTGADKNVRVWAPSALRIFAGHAGPVLAVALSPDGKQAVTGSADKSAKVYTVADGKEVRTLVGHGEAVKAVAVTKDGSKIATGSADKTVKVWNAADGKNLGTSPALAAAVLAVSASPDSKLLAVGLADGSAKVYDLAIADMAKGEKNAIGGIGGPVNTLAWLPDNLTLATGSDDKAIKLWAAGAGGPLKSFDGHTGQIYGVAWSPDSKIVATGAADKSVRFWDVEAGKQARAIEKAHENVVYAVAYSPNGEVVVTAGDDKLVKFFKAADGAPLYTATGHGAPVYCVAYRPDGTLVASGSVDKTIRLWNAADGKEKAKLDGHPDDVYSLSFSPDGKKLASIGYGGNLFLWDVDGAKAIFNQKIAPNTMAYGVAFSPDGKQLAVAASDNKAYILDVP